From Deinococcus aquaticus, one genomic window encodes:
- a CDS encoding transglutaminaseTgpA domain-containing protein has translation MTRPTTTAPAPRADRVSAALHLRPTGFGLAFLILILLTLIGCVNYGLSLGYGLTFLLGGVWVVTAAQALRSARSLTLTVRPSGSVHAGQDAPLTVQAQAGGSGGALEVRLHAQGRELRAALHVRADGAALTVAFPTVVRGPLSIRVHAHALDRLGLWRVALPAPPAPLTLLVWPAPESPVPPVPVRAAPGVSGDGLRGPGDEEFAGLRPYQPGDSPRQVSWRHVARTGQLLTRETDAARGHATDLHWQDAPGDPEARASRLSAWAQHLSALGTPFALTLPGTHLKAAAGEAHLHAALNALATVDPLPAAPGPARGAARLVSHAATLVTQATPPTLLALAVTLAPGGLRHPVWITLLIILLLAHALARVLPRPGRTLDPLPVWLLALLAVGGAAALITTQGTLLGRDAGTAFLGLLIALKTAESRSSRDGRILILLGLFMTSTHYFYSQGPLAALHTLISAAFLLAAAPAWIAPVASGPASTPAAPGGEGRRAHLRDSLLGAGRLLALAAPLALVLFVLFPRPAGPLWQLPVQGQATTGLSNEISAGEYSNLAQNSAVAFRADFQGALPTPDQRYWRGPVYEAYDGRTWRQVRAPGRTPSVDVTGPPLNYTLTLEPSGNPWLLALDVPLTVPDGAFLTNAFQAVTPRPVTTRRRVELQSRAARLGVQEDPERLAFDLQLPAGQNPRAVALATSWRSLSPEARVQAGLDLLRTGGFTYTLSPPLLPEQDRVDDFLFSSRQGFCEHYASAFAVLMRAAGLSARVVGGYQGGEANGSYLIVRQQDAHAWTEVWLPGQGWVRVDPTAVVAPARVSAGLSTALTRPQAAAPTAPGTLKRLQLRLDAIQNRWNDLVVDYDGGRQSDLLTRAGLGGVGSAPYLLLLPTLIALTLLPALLLARRRARPSDPASRALHDLSVHLHLPRAPGETPTAYVTRAAAQYPQLHAALQDVLSAYHAARYAPQPPPDALTRLRRAVRNVRR, from the coding sequence ATGACCCGTCCCACGACCACCGCCCCCGCGCCCCGCGCCGACCGCGTGAGCGCCGCGCTGCACCTGCGACCCACGGGGTTCGGGCTGGCGTTCCTGATCCTGATCCTGCTGACCCTGATCGGCTGCGTGAACTACGGCCTGAGCCTCGGGTACGGCCTGACGTTCCTGCTGGGCGGCGTGTGGGTGGTCACGGCGGCGCAGGCGTTGCGTTCGGCGCGCAGCCTGACCCTGACGGTCCGTCCGTCCGGCTCCGTTCACGCCGGGCAGGACGCCCCGCTGACCGTGCAGGCCCAGGCGGGCGGCAGTGGCGGCGCGCTGGAAGTCCGCCTGCACGCCCAGGGCCGCGAGCTACGCGCGGCGCTGCACGTGCGGGCGGACGGCGCGGCGCTGACCGTGGCGTTCCCGACCGTGGTGCGCGGCCCGCTGAGCATCCGGGTGCACGCCCACGCGCTGGACCGCCTGGGCCTGTGGCGCGTGGCACTGCCCGCCCCGCCCGCCCCGCTGACACTGCTGGTGTGGCCCGCCCCGGAAAGCCCGGTCCCGCCGGTCCCGGTCCGCGCGGCGCCCGGCGTGAGCGGCGACGGCCTGCGCGGCCCCGGTGACGAGGAGTTCGCCGGGCTGCGTCCCTACCAGCCGGGTGACTCTCCCCGGCAGGTGTCGTGGCGGCACGTGGCCCGCACCGGGCAACTCCTGACCCGCGAGACCGACGCCGCGCGCGGACACGCCACCGACCTGCACTGGCAGGACGCGCCGGGAGACCCCGAGGCCCGCGCCTCCCGCCTGAGCGCCTGGGCGCAGCACCTGTCGGCACTGGGCACGCCGTTCGCGCTGACGCTGCCCGGCACGCACTTGAAGGCCGCTGCGGGCGAGGCGCACCTGCACGCCGCGTTGAACGCCCTGGCGACCGTGGACCCCCTGCCCGCCGCGCCCGGCCCGGCACGCGGCGCGGCGCGGCTGGTCTCGCACGCCGCCACGCTGGTCACGCAGGCCACGCCGCCCACCCTGCTGGCCCTGGCGGTCACGCTGGCGCCCGGCGGACTGCGGCACCCCGTGTGGATCACGCTGCTGATCATCCTGCTGCTGGCGCACGCCCTGGCCCGCGTGCTGCCGCGCCCCGGCCGGACACTCGACCCGCTGCCTGTGTGGCTGCTGGCGCTGCTGGCCGTGGGCGGGGCCGCCGCGCTGATCACCACGCAGGGCACCCTGCTGGGCCGCGACGCCGGAACGGCCTTCCTGGGCCTGCTGATCGCCCTGAAAACCGCCGAGAGCCGCTCGTCCCGCGACGGACGCATCCTGATCCTGCTGGGCCTGTTCATGACCAGCACGCATTACTTCTACAGTCAGGGGCCGCTCGCGGCGCTACACACCCTGATCAGCGCCGCGTTCCTGCTGGCCGCCGCGCCCGCCTGGATCGCCCCGGTCGCCTCCGGCCCGGCCTCCACCCCGGCCGCCCCCGGCGGGGAAGGGAGGCGCGCGCACCTGCGGGACTCGCTGCTGGGCGCCGGCCGCCTGCTGGCCCTGGCAGCCCCGCTGGCGCTGGTGCTGTTCGTGCTGTTCCCCCGGCCGGCCGGGCCGCTGTGGCAACTGCCCGTGCAGGGGCAGGCCACCACCGGCCTGAGCAACGAGATCAGCGCCGGCGAGTACTCGAACCTCGCGCAGAACAGCGCCGTCGCCTTCCGCGCCGACTTCCAGGGCGCGCTGCCCACCCCCGATCAGCGTTACTGGCGCGGCCCGGTCTACGAGGCGTACGACGGCCGCACCTGGCGGCAGGTCCGCGCGCCCGGCCGGACGCCCAGCGTGGACGTGACCGGCCCGCCCCTGAACTACACCCTGACCCTGGAACCCAGCGGGAACCCCTGGCTGCTGGCGCTGGACGTGCCGCTGACCGTCCCGGACGGCGCGTTCCTGACCAACGCCTTCCAGGCCGTCACCCCCCGACCCGTCACCACCCGCCGCCGCGTGGAACTCCAGAGCCGCGCCGCGCGACTGGGCGTGCAGGAGGACCCGGAACGACTGGCCTTCGACCTGCAACTCCCGGCCGGACAGAACCCCCGCGCGGTCGCCCTGGCCACCAGCTGGCGCAGCCTGAGCCCCGAGGCGCGCGTGCAGGCGGGCCTGGACCTGCTGCGCACCGGGGGCTTCACGTACACCCTGTCCCCGCCGCTGCTGCCTGAGCAGGACCGCGTGGACGACTTCCTGTTCAGCTCCCGCCAGGGCTTCTGCGAACACTACGCCAGCGCCTTCGCGGTCCTGATGCGCGCCGCCGGCCTCAGCGCCCGCGTGGTCGGCGGCTACCAGGGCGGCGAGGCGAACGGCTCGTACCTGATCGTGCGCCAGCAGGACGCCCACGCCTGGACGGAAGTCTGGCTGCCCGGCCAGGGCTGGGTTCGCGTGGACCCTACCGCCGTCGTCGCGCCCGCCCGGGTCAGCGCCGGCCTGAGCACCGCCCTGACCCGCCCACAGGCCGCCGCCCCCACCGCACCCGGCACCCTCAAACGCCTGCAACTGCGTCTGGACGCCATCCAGAACCGCTGGAACGACCTGGTCGTCGACTACGACGGTGGTCGCCAGAGTGACCTGCTGACCCGCGCCGGACTGGGCGGCGTGGGCAGCGCCCCGTACCTGCTGCTGCTCCCCACCCTGATCGCCCTCACCCTGCTTCCCGCCCTGCTGCTCGCCCGCCGCCGCGCCCGCCCCAGCGACCCCGCCAGCCGTGCCCTGCACGACCTGAGCGTGCACCTGCACCTGCCCCGCGCCCCCGGAGAAACGCCCACCGCGTACGTGACCCGCGCCGCCGCGCAGTACCCGCAGTTGCATGCCGCCCTTCAGGACGTCCTGAGCGCCTACCACGCCGCCCGCTACGCCCCACAGCCCCCCCCGGACGCCCTGACGCGCCTGCGCCGGGCCGTGCGGAACGTCCGCCGCTGA
- a CDS encoding DNA-formamidopyrimidine glycosylase, which translates to MPELPEVETTRRKIEPLLRDRTILHVEHDAPHKYRDTHLAAGRRVTGLSRRGKYLMLNLAPESGDGPHDLEFIVHLGMTGGFRLEGGRHTRVTIRTDGGDLFFDDARRFGKMAVVRPGEYAGMPTLAGMGPEPLSEDFREEPFAALAAQAGAVKPWLLSQKPVSGVGNIYADESLWQAGLHPAQSHLTREEARRLYAAVRDVMGRAVEAGGSSLGSGVGNYRQHDGLSGLFQHSHAVYGRGGETCPRCGTTIEKTVLAQRGTHHCPQCQPLRGPEGRAKGGSV; encoded by the coding sequence ATGCCTGAACTGCCGGAAGTGGAAACCACGCGCCGCAAGATCGAGCCGCTGTTGCGGGACCGGACGATCCTGCACGTCGAGCACGACGCGCCGCACAAGTACCGTGACACGCACCTCGCCGCAGGGCGCCGCGTGACGGGCCTGTCGCGGCGCGGGAAGTACCTGATGCTGAACCTCGCGCCCGAGAGTGGGGACGGCCCGCACGACCTGGAATTCATCGTGCACCTGGGCATGACCGGCGGGTTCCGGCTGGAGGGCGGGCGGCACACGCGCGTGACGATCCGCACGGATGGCGGCGACCTGTTCTTCGACGACGCCCGGCGCTTCGGGAAGATGGCGGTCGTGCGGCCCGGCGAGTACGCGGGCATGCCGACCCTGGCGGGCATGGGCCCCGAACCGCTCTCGGAGGACTTCCGGGAGGAGCCGTTCGCGGCGCTGGCCGCGCAGGCGGGGGCGGTGAAACCCTGGCTGCTGTCGCAGAAACCCGTGAGTGGTGTGGGGAACATCTACGCCGACGAGAGCCTGTGGCAGGCGGGCCTCCACCCCGCGCAGTCGCACCTGACGCGCGAGGAGGCCAGGCGGCTGTACGCGGCGGTCCGGGACGTGATGGGCCGCGCCGTCGAGGCGGGCGGCAGCAGCCTGGGCAGCGGCGTGGGCAACTACCGGCAGCACGACGGCCTGTCCGGGCTGTTCCAGCATTCGCACGCCGTGTACGGGCGCGGCGGCGAGACCTGCCCGCGCTGCGGGACCACCATCGAAAAGACCGTGCTGGCCCAGCGCGGCACGCACCACTGCCCGCAGTGCCAGCCGCTGCGCGGCCCGGAAGGCCGGGCGAAGGGAGGCAGCGTATGA
- a CDS encoding phosphoribosylglycinamide formyltransferase: MKLGFLASHGGSAARHLVEACRAGDLNATPVALVSNNSRSPALAWAQGAGLTVAHLSSAKHPDPDALDAAILDVLVGAGADTLILSGYMREIGPRVLTHFAGRLVNIHPSLLPRHGGRGMYGDRVHEAVLASGDTESGATVHLVTAGIDEGPILAQARVPVLPGDDLASLKARVQATEGELMLRAVRTLGA, translated from the coding sequence ATGAAACTCGGCTTTCTCGCCTCGCACGGCGGCAGCGCCGCGCGGCACCTCGTCGAGGCCTGCCGCGCAGGCGACCTGAACGCCACGCCGGTCGCCCTGGTCAGCAACAACAGCCGCTCCCCGGCCCTCGCCTGGGCGCAGGGGGCGGGCCTGACCGTCGCGCACCTCAGCAGCGCGAAGCACCCCGACCCGGACGCCCTGGACGCCGCCATTCTGGACGTTCTGGTCGGCGCGGGCGCGGACACCCTGATCCTCAGCGGCTACATGCGCGAGATCGGGCCGCGCGTCCTGACGCACTTCGCGGGCCGCCTCGTGAACATCCACCCCAGCCTCCTGCCCCGCCACGGCGGACGCGGCATGTACGGCGACCGCGTCCACGAAGCCGTCCTCGCCAGCGGCGACACCGAGAGCGGCGCGACCGTCCACCTCGTCACCGCTGGCATCGACGAGGGTCCCATCCTCGCGCAGGCCCGCGTGCCCGTCCTGCCCGGCGACGACCTCGCCAGCCTCAAAGCCCGCGTGCAGGCCACCGAAGGTGAGCTGATGCTACGGGCCGTCCGGACCCTGGGCGCGTAA
- a CDS encoding AAA family ATPase → MTTALSSVSTSDGHVAALQAALTQLDSVILGKGGQVRLALACLLARGHLLIEDQPGVGKTTLAQALARTCGLEFRRVQFTADLLPADLTGVSVWDAPAAAFRFVPGPVFSEMLLADEINRATPRTQGALLEAMEERQVSEGGVTRPLPQPFFVIATQNPAAFVGTSPLPEAQLDRFLMTVTLGYPDVRAERQLLETGGRSQSVRDLGAVLSAPALLAMQAGVDRVHAAAPLLDYLQLLARATREHPALAAGLSPRALLALLAAARAWAYLHGRPMVLPEDVQAVFPALAAHRLPPRDPSVNVGALLAALLADTPIP, encoded by the coding sequence ATGACGACCGCCCTGAGTTCCGTTTCCACTTCCGACGGGCACGTGGCGGCCCTTCAGGCGGCCCTGACGCAGCTCGACAGCGTTATCCTGGGCAAGGGCGGGCAGGTGCGGCTGGCGCTGGCCTGCCTACTGGCGCGCGGGCACCTGCTGATCGAGGACCAGCCGGGCGTGGGCAAGACCACGCTGGCGCAGGCGCTGGCCCGCACCTGCGGCCTGGAGTTCCGGCGCGTGCAGTTCACGGCGGACCTGCTGCCCGCCGACCTGACGGGCGTGAGCGTCTGGGACGCCCCGGCGGCCGCGTTCCGGTTCGTGCCGGGGCCGGTGTTCAGCGAGATGCTGCTGGCCGACGAGATCAACCGCGCCACGCCCCGCACGCAGGGGGCGCTGCTGGAAGCCATGGAGGAACGGCAGGTCTCGGAAGGTGGCGTGACCCGCCCGCTGCCACAGCCGTTCTTCGTGATCGCCACGCAGAACCCGGCGGCGTTTGTGGGCACCAGCCCGCTGCCGGAAGCGCAGCTGGACCGCTTCCTGATGACCGTCACGCTGGGCTACCCGGACGTGCGCGCCGAGCGGCAACTGCTGGAAACGGGCGGCCGCAGCCAGAGCGTCCGGGACCTGGGGGCTGTCCTGAGCGCCCCGGCCCTGCTGGCCATGCAGGCAGGGGTGGACCGCGTGCACGCCGCCGCGCCGCTGCTGGATTACCTGCAACTGCTGGCCCGCGCCACCCGCGAGCACCCCGCACTCGCGGCGGGCCTGAGCCCACGTGCGCTGCTGGCGCTGCTGGCTGCCGCGCGCGCCTGGGCGTACCTGCACGGGCGGCCCATGGTGCTGCCCGAGGACGTGCAGGCCGTGTTCCCGGCGCTGGCCGCGCACCGCCTGCCGCCCCGCGACCCGTCCGTGAATGTGGGCGCGCTCCTCGCGGCGCTGCTGGCCGACACGCCCATTCCCTGA
- a CDS encoding DUF402 domain-containing protein, with the protein MKRKVFDLSGWARVTRHDQTVLHVPGHVIVDFVAYEVNRSLDVPIPGQDGLRRVLDSGYRWVRAHPTTGEGTPGSALTIQLDPTGRPVQFYIDLHGGEGWHESGFPWHDDLYLDVIGHPAEHDPWVIDATAIIDGDELDDAVTQGLVTPAQADAAWTHARMVEAQLQAGTYPPLHVLKRYLEDPYT; encoded by the coding sequence GTGAAACGGAAAGTCTTCGACCTGAGCGGCTGGGCGCGTGTCACCCGGCACGACCAGACCGTCCTGCACGTTCCCGGTCACGTGATCGTGGATTTCGTCGCGTACGAGGTCAACCGGTCCCTTGACGTGCCCATTCCCGGCCAGGACGGACTGCGGCGCGTGCTCGACAGCGGGTACCGCTGGGTCCGCGCTCATCCCACCACCGGCGAAGGCACGCCCGGCAGTGCCCTCACCATCCAGCTCGACCCTACCGGACGCCCCGTGCAGTTCTACATCGACCTGCACGGTGGCGAGGGTTGGCACGAGAGCGGATTCCCCTGGCATGACGACCTGTACCTCGACGTGATCGGTCATCCCGCCGAACACGACCCCTGGGTGATCGACGCGACCGCCATCATCGATGGCGACGAACTCGACGACGCCGTCACACAGGGTCTCGTCACGCCCGCCCAGGCCGACGCCGCCTGGACGCACGCCCGGATGGTCGAAGCGCAACTCCAGGCGGGCACCTACCCACCCCTGCACGTCCTGAAACGCTACCTGGAAGACCCCTACACCTGA
- a CDS encoding pyroglutamyl-peptidase I yields the protein MNTLLLTGFEPFHTHPVNPSAEAAQALDGQVLGGLRVVSALLPVEPHAACARLTELLDTRRPAAVLLTGLASGRPQVTLERVAVNVMDFRIPDNAGQQHRDAPVQAGGPDAYLSTLPLRAVLAAWHGAGIPGHLSDTAGTFVCNAVMYHALHALRSLGRADVPCGFLHLPASAGVALAEAKAVPYLPQPELTRAVEVAAWTVAASVSGEA from the coding sequence GTGAATACGCTGCTCCTGACCGGCTTCGAGCCGTTCCACACGCACCCCGTCAACCCGAGCGCCGAGGCGGCCCAGGCACTGGACGGGCAGGTGCTCGGCGGCCTGCGGGTCGTGTCGGCGCTGCTGCCGGTCGAGCCGCACGCCGCCTGCGCCCGCCTGACCGAACTGCTGGACACCCGGCGCCCGGCCGCCGTCCTCCTGACCGGTCTGGCGAGCGGACGACCACAGGTGACGCTGGAGCGCGTGGCCGTGAACGTGATGGACTTCCGCATTCCCGACAACGCCGGGCAGCAGCACCGGGACGCCCCAGTCCAGGCAGGCGGCCCGGACGCATACCTGAGCACCCTGCCGCTGCGGGCCGTGCTTGCCGCGTGGCACGGGGCGGGCATACCCGGCCACCTGAGTGACACGGCCGGAACGTTCGTGTGCAACGCGGTCATGTACCACGCGCTGCACGCCCTGCGCAGTCTGGGCCGGGCGGACGTGCCGTGCGGGTTCCTGCACCTGCCCGCCAGCGCCGGGGTCGCCCTGGCCGAGGCGAAAGCCGTGCCGTACCTTCCGCAGCCGGAACTGACCCGGGCGGTCGAGGTAGCCGCCTGGACCGTGGCGGCGTCGGTCAGCGGCGAGGCGTAG
- a CDS encoding VanZ family protein: MRRPRPLWWVPALLIMGAIWSLSSAPQTPGPSLEHPKDWIAHFSAYLALAFTLARATGRRGAALVIAAWFGALDEAHQAFVPPREAGVQDWLFDVAGAWLGSWLALRGAARPSARPDEPPERAVGHAT; the protein is encoded by the coding sequence TTGAGACGTCCCAGACCGCTGTGGTGGGTGCCGGCGCTGCTGATCATGGGGGCCATCTGGTCGCTGAGCAGCGCGCCGCAGACGCCAGGGCCGTCGCTGGAGCACCCGAAGGACTGGATCGCTCATTTCTCGGCGTACCTTGCGCTGGCGTTCACGCTGGCCCGCGCGACCGGGCGGCGCGGCGCGGCGCTGGTGATCGCAGCGTGGTTCGGGGCGCTGGACGAGGCGCATCAGGCATTCGTGCCGCCGCGTGAGGCGGGCGTGCAGGACTGGTTGTTCGACGTGGCGGGCGCGTGGCTGGGTTCATGGCTGGCGCTGCGCGGCGCCGCCCGCCCGTCCGCCCGGCCGGACGAGCCTCCGGAGCGGGCAGTGGGCCACGCGACCTGA
- the mce gene encoding methylmalonyl-CoA epimerase: protein MTVLLLDHVAIATPDLEAGSAPYVALGLHPEGPDEEVASQGVRVRAFQVGETLIELLMPTREDSPIAAFLARKGAGLHHTAYRVADLDAEMTRLRAEGARFLNEVPTPGRAGSRVAFLHPKWGAGTLIELVEHPAGGHPAGGHG from the coding sequence ATGACTGTGTTGCTGCTGGATCATGTGGCGATCGCCACGCCGGACCTGGAGGCGGGTTCCGCGCCGTACGTGGCGCTGGGCCTGCATCCGGAAGGGCCGGATGAGGAGGTCGCGTCGCAGGGCGTGCGGGTGCGGGCGTTTCAGGTGGGCGAGACCCTGATTGAGCTGCTGATGCCCACGCGGGAGGACAGTCCCATCGCGGCCTTCCTGGCGAGGAAGGGGGCGGGGCTGCATCACACGGCGTACCGCGTGGCGGACCTGGACGCCGAGATGACCCGCCTGCGGGCGGAGGGCGCACGCTTTCTGAATGAGGTTCCCACGCCGGGCCGGGCCGGGTCGCGCGTGGCGTTCCTGCACCCGAAGTGGGGGGCGGGCACGCTGATCGAGCTGGTCGAGCATCCAGCTGGTGGGCACCCGGCTGGTGGGCACGGTTGA
- a CDS encoding DUF4442 domain-containing protein, with protein sequence MTQAATLPAFAAQAVKKALHDIPMNATVGVQITDVGVGWATGVAPDTAPFRNHLGTIHAGVQFLLAEAVSGAAFAGAFAAQLAGAVPLIEKLETHYVNRAVGDLTARAEAADAAGIAAAHAEFAADGKARLIVNVTVQDGEGKDVMRAVAHWYLRARPQAK encoded by the coding sequence ATGACTCAAGCTGCCACCCTGCCCGCTTTCGCTGCCCAAGCCGTCAAGAAGGCCCTGCATGACATTCCCATGAACGCCACGGTCGGCGTGCAGATTACGGACGTGGGCGTCGGCTGGGCGACTGGCGTTGCGCCGGACACCGCGCCGTTCCGCAATCACCTGGGCACCATTCACGCGGGCGTGCAGTTCCTGCTGGCCGAGGCCGTGAGTGGCGCGGCGTTCGCGGGGGCGTTCGCGGCGCAACTGGCGGGCGCCGTGCCCCTGATCGAGAAACTGGAGACGCACTACGTGAACCGCGCCGTGGGCGACCTGACCGCGCGGGCCGAGGCGGCGGACGCGGCGGGGATCGCGGCGGCGCACGCGGAGTTCGCGGCGGACGGCAAGGCCCGCCTGATCGTGAACGTGACCGTGCAGGACGGCGAGGGTAAGGACGTGATGCGCGCCGTCGCCCACTGGTACCTGCGCGCCCGCCCCCAGGCGAAGTAA
- a CDS encoding DUF402 domain-containing protein yields MFAYADVCAATGLGEDGMPWLDDLYLDVRALLNADWMPGVPEIIDADELDAALRGGDITGQQHALARATAREVAAQLTCNANPLLHAVQAFVLGGAGSG; encoded by the coding sequence GTGTTCGCCTACGCGGACGTGTGCGCCGCCACCGGCCTGGGCGAGGACGGCATGCCCTGGCTGGATGACCTGTATCTCGACGTGCGAGCCCTCCTGAATGCAGACTGGATGCCCGGCGTGCCGGAAATCATTGATGCCGACGAACTGGACGCGGCGTTGCGGGGCGGTGACATCACTGGGCAACAGCACGCTCTGGCGCGGGCAACGGCGCGGGAGGTGGCGGCGCAATTGACCTGTAATGCGAATCCGCTTCTGCATGCGGTCCAGGCGTTCGTGCTGGGTGGCGCGGGGTCGGGGTGA
- a CDS encoding AAA family ATPase has protein sequence MTAVLLTGMSGAGKSATLLELARRGIRVVDTDAGDWNEWVQAPDGPDWVWRLDRLNALLDEAGSASVVLAGCRSNQGALYPRLRAVVLLTAPLPVLLARVQHRENPYGRTADDRARIAEHVAWVEPLLRQSATLVLDTALLSVAQVADRVEELLREPGTDSG, from the coding sequence ATGACAGCGGTGCTCCTGACGGGCATGTCCGGTGCGGGCAAGAGCGCCACGCTGCTGGAACTGGCTCGCCGTGGCATCCGCGTGGTGGACACGGACGCCGGGGACTGGAACGAGTGGGTGCAGGCCCCGGACGGCCCGGACTGGGTGTGGCGACTGGACCGCCTGAATGCGCTGCTGGACGAGGCGGGGTCTGCGTCCGTGGTGCTGGCCGGCTGCCGGAGTAATCAGGGGGCGCTGTACCCGCGCCTCCGGGCGGTGGTGCTGTTAACGGCGCCGCTGCCCGTGCTGCTGGCGCGCGTACAGCACCGGGAGAATCCGTATGGCCGGACGGCAGACGATCGGGCCCGGATCGCGGAGCATGTGGCGTGGGTCGAGCCGTTGCTGCGGCAGTCCGCGACGCTGGTGCTGGATACGGCGCTGCTGTCCGTGGCGCAGGTGGCGGACCGGGTCGAGGAGCTGCTCCGTGAGCCCGGTACGGACTCCGGTTGA
- the pdxH gene encoding pyridoxamine 5'-phosphate oxidase, with product MTDLTGLRLSYTRAELRRAELHPDPLEQFRGWLQEAIDSGLREPYALSLATADAAGRPGVRTVLLRGADERGLTFYTNYESHKGRDLGANPQAELLFHWAEHERQVRAYGPVTRVPDAESDAYFHARPRESQLAAHASDPQSAPVRDRAALDATFAALHARYPEGTEIPRPAFWGGFRVQVQEWEFWQGRESRLHDRFRYVRAGADWQTDRLMP from the coding sequence ATGACGGACCTGACCGGACTGAGACTGTCGTACACCCGCGCCGAACTGCGCCGCGCCGAGCTGCACCCCGATCCGCTGGAGCAGTTCCGGGGCTGGTTGCAGGAGGCCATCGACTCGGGCCTGCGCGAACCTTACGCGCTGAGCCTCGCCACCGCCGACGCGGCCGGGCGGCCGGGCGTGCGCACCGTGTTGCTGCGCGGCGCGGACGAACGCGGCCTGACCTTCTACACCAACTACGAGTCGCACAAGGGCCGCGACCTGGGCGCCAACCCGCAGGCGGAACTGCTGTTCCACTGGGCCGAGCACGAGCGGCAGGTGCGCGCCTACGGCCCCGTGACGCGCGTGCCGGACGCCGAGAGCGACGCGTACTTTCACGCCCGCCCACGGGAGTCGCAACTCGCCGCGCATGCCAGCGACCCGCAGAGCGCGCCCGTCCGTGACCGCGCGGCGCTCGACGCCACCTTCGCCGCGCTGCACGCCCGCTACCCGGAAGGCACTGAAATTCCCCGCCCCGCCTTCTGGGGAGGATTCCGGGTGCAGGTGCAGGAATGGGAGTTCTGGCAGGGCCGCGAGAGCCGCCTGCACGACCGTTTCCGCTACGTGCGGGCGGGCGCAGACTGGCAGACGGACCGGTTGATGCCCTGA